One stretch of Poecilia reticulata strain Guanapo linkage group LG21, Guppy_female_1.0+MT, whole genome shotgun sequence DNA includes these proteins:
- the LOC103457329 gene encoding beta-1,4-galactosyltransferase 1-like, producing the protein MLKTFFNLLVCLCAFSLGWFGAFLFFTEDRKLSFISALKRETKPEECAEPTVRPNLTGTSGISLVSCPDVPPNLRGVLHVEFRTNRTLQDVRNHVGPLLQQGGRYRPTSCRAKQKVAVIVPFRNRFEHLNHWLYYLHPVLMRQQLDYSVYVINQDGDGVFNKAKLMNIGFKEALKEYDYDCFVFSDVDLVPLDDRNLYRCSDHPRHLSIAVDKFDFILPYATLFGGVSALSKQQFLKVNGFSNAFWGWGGEDDDMSQRLSYRGMVISRPDSVTGRYKMIKHRRDSHNDPNPKNVQKLTETHLNMDTDGINSLNYSVREIRKDLLYTFVTVDVEAPAG; encoded by the exons ATGCTGAAAACGTTTTTTAACCTGTTGGTGTGTCTCTGCGCTTTCAGCCTAGGATGGTTTGGAGcgtttctgtttttcactgaGGACAGAAAATTATCTTTCATCTCAGCATTAAAGAGAGAAACTAAACCAGAGGAATGTGCAGAACCGACAGTCCGACCAAACCTGACAGGAACTTCAGGAATATCTCTGGTTTCGTGTCCCGACGTCCCTCCGAACCTCCGGGGAGTTCTGCATGTGGAGTTCAGAACCAACCGGACCCTGCAGGACGTCCGGAACCACGTCGGCCCACTCCTTCAGCAGGGAGGCCGGTACCGACCAACCAGCTGCAGGGCGAAGCAAAAG GTGGCTGTCATCGTCCCGTTCAGAAACCGGTTTGAACACCTGAACCACTGGCTCTACTACCTCCATCCGGTCCTGATGCGTCAGCAGCTGGACTACAGTGTGTACGTCATCAACCAGGACGGAGACGGAGTCTTCAACAAGGCCAAGCTGATGAACATCGGATTCAAGGAAGCGCTGAAGGAATACGATTACGACTGTTTTGTCTTTTCGGATGTAGACCTGGTGCCTCTCGATGATAGGAACCTCTACAGATGTTCTGACCATCCCAGACATTTGTCCATTGCTGTGGACAAGTTTGACTTCATCCTGCCCTACGCCACCCTCTTCGGCGGAGTCTCAGCGTTGTCCAAACAGCAGTTCCTTAAAGTCAACGGCTTTTCAAACGCGTTCTGGGGCTGGGGGGGTGAAGACGACGACATGTCGCAGCGGCTCTCTTACAGAGGGATGGTCATCTCCAGACCAGACTCTGTCACTGGAAGGTACAAGATGATCAAACATAGGAGAGATTCTCACAACGATCCAAACccaaaaaatgttcagaaactgacagaaacgcACCTTAATATGGACACAGATGGGATTAATTCTCTGAATTATTCCGTCAGGGAGATTAGGAAGGATTTATTGTACACTTTTGTTACAGTGGATGTTGAGGCTCCAGCAGGCTGA